GCCACGGCGAGCCCACGCCCGTACGGCACCCACGGCGCCGCCTCCGCGAGAGCCGCCGCCGCCGTGACCGACTGTCCCAGCGGGCCCAGGACCAGCAGCAGTGCCGGGGTCGCGGCCGGCGCGGGAGGACCGGCCGTCACCAGGCGGGCGAAGACCGGCGGCACGATGAGCAGCGCCGCCAGCAGGCTCATCCCGAACATGCCGTGGCACGCCGCGAGCAGCGCGCCCCGCGCCTGGCCCTCCGGCACGTGCGGGGCGAGCAGCGGTCCCGACGCCGCCGACACCATGGGCGCGACGACCGGGAGCAGCCACACGGGGGACGGCGCCTCGATGGGGTGCCGCACCACCATCAGGTACGGCACGCCGACCGCGACCACCAGGCCGGTCACCGTGCCCGCCGCCCAGAGCGCGGCGCCCAGCGCCACCGCGGGGCCCGCGCCGAGCCAGTCCCGCCCGACGATCAGCGCCCCGCCCCCGACGGAGGTCAGCGCCATGGCGAGGCACCCGTAGAACGGCGCGACCGCCGGGTCCAGCAGGTGCGCCCGCGCCTGGCCGGGGTGGCGCGCCCAGTGCGCGGCCCGGGCGGCCAGCAGCACGGCGAGCGTCAGCAGGGCCGCCGCCCACAGCGCCGTACAGGCCGTGCGCAGGCCCGGCACGGCACCGTGCGGGCCGAGTCCGGCGCCCGCGGTGCCGACGATGCCGGTGCCCATCACCGCCGCGTAGTACTGCGGGCCCAGGTGGCGCAGGGCGGCGGCACGGGAGGCGGGGAGCGGGCGGGGCGCGGGGTGGACGACAGTGGCCATGGAGCCACCTTCGCCGGGAGGGGCACCCCCGACCAGGGACCTTTCCTCTATGGCCCCATAAGCTGGGTTTATGAGCCTCTCGCATCGAGTGCCCGACCTCGGAGCCCTGGAGCTGCTGCTCGCCGTCGCGCGGCACGGCAGCCTCGGCCGGGCCGCGCGCGAGGTCGGGATCACGCAGCC
This genomic window from Streptomyces thermolilacinus SPC6 contains:
- a CDS encoding SLAC1 family transporter, producing MATVVHPAPRPLPASRAAALRHLGPQYYAAVMGTGIVGTAGAGLGPHGAVPGLRTACTALWAAALLTLAVLLAARAAHWARHPGQARAHLLDPAVAPFYGCLAMALTSVGGGALIVGRDWLGAGPAVALGAALWAAGTVTGLVVAVGVPYLMVVRHPIEAPSPVWLLPVVAPMVSAASGPLLAPHVPEGQARGALLAACHGMFGMSLLAALLIVPPVFARLVTAGPPAPAATPALLLVLGPLGQSVTAAAALAEAAPWVPYGRGLAVAYGLPVLGFALLWLALAGALVVRARRRGMGFSLAWWAFTFPVGTCVTGLEGLGRLTGLVVLDGAALALYAVLVAGWLAAATGTVRGLLGGTLLAGPGPAADATPPTTPGAPPTTRPHTPDAPPTTPPSALRAPRSTAPHRTLSAPPPAAPAPVPPAPGRATARTR